A window from Planococcus maritimus encodes these proteins:
- a CDS encoding GAF domain-containing sensor histidine kinase has translation MVPEQHSDVVLLKEIAELLNEETNMERMLNGAINKLLQNSNFETAWIFFIDEKGKHRLVAQANLPDALQERECRHLTKGGCWCVKRYHDGDLEKASNIIACQRIENAKAAHGKIDSITHHATVPLQSGKEKFGLLNIAAADTVRFSKDELALLESVAFQIGSAIKRIVLTKQEQELALVKERNRLARDLHDSVNQLLFSVTLTARGGIEMAEDEAQKSTFRDIKHLSQEALNEMRALIWQLRPKGLESGLIDAIKAYGEMLGLSMEAKVTGVIQLPSRTEETLFRIAQEALNNVRKHAGISAAQIYVTITPTDVLLVIKDEGLGFSPAYGEIPSIGMQSIRDRAKAEGGTVDWSSEISKGTEILVRIPY, from the coding sequence ATGGTGCCTGAGCAGCATTCGGATGTTGTGTTATTAAAGGAAATCGCAGAGTTGTTGAATGAAGAAACGAATATGGAACGCATGCTGAATGGTGCGATCAACAAACTGTTACAGAACTCCAATTTCGAGACGGCGTGGATCTTTTTCATTGACGAAAAAGGCAAGCACCGTCTGGTAGCACAAGCCAATTTACCAGATGCCCTTCAAGAGCGGGAATGCCGTCATTTGACGAAAGGCGGCTGCTGGTGCGTCAAACGCTACCATGACGGCGATTTGGAAAAGGCGTCGAATATCATCGCCTGTCAGCGCATTGAAAATGCTAAAGCGGCGCATGGCAAAATCGATAGCATCACGCACCATGCGACCGTGCCGCTGCAGTCGGGCAAGGAAAAATTTGGTTTGCTCAATATCGCGGCAGCGGATACGGTGCGCTTTTCAAAAGATGAATTGGCTTTATTGGAATCGGTTGCGTTCCAGATCGGTTCCGCCATCAAGCGCATCGTCTTGACCAAACAAGAGCAAGAGCTGGCACTCGTTAAAGAGCGCAACCGGCTTGCGCGGGATCTGCACGATTCCGTCAATCAACTGCTGTTCTCGGTCACGTTGACGGCGAGGGGCGGCATTGAAATGGCGGAAGACGAAGCGCAAAAAAGCACATTTCGCGATATTAAGCATCTCAGCCAGGAAGCGCTCAATGAAATGAGGGCATTGATTTGGCAGCTGCGGCCAAAAGGACTCGAGAGCGGTTTAATCGACGCCATCAAAGCTTACGGGGAAATGCTCGGACTGTCGATGGAAGCAAAAGTGACGGGCGTCATTCAATTGCCGTCGCGCACAGAAGAAACTTTGTTCCGGATTGCCCAAGAGGCGCTGAATAATGTGCGCAAGCATGCGGGCATAAGCGCTGCCCAAATCTATGTAACGATAACTCCGACAGATGTCTTGTTGGTCATCAAAGATGAAGGGCTCGGCTTTTCTCCCGCATACGGCGAGATTCCATCGATTGGCATGCAAAGCATACGAGACCGCGCAAAAGCAGAAGGCGGGACGGTTGACTGGTCGAGCGAGATCAGCAAAGGAACGGAAATCCTGGTACGGATTCCGTATTAA
- a CDS encoding response regulator transcription factor codes for MRVLIADDHHVVRRGLLFFLKTQKDIEVVGEAANGVEAVKMAGELQPDIVLMDLVMPEMDGIEATRNIKASYPEIIVLMLTSFSDRDHILPAIEAGAAGYQLKDIEPDELVESLRSLMRGENTLHPKASSELAKAPEAPPPHVLHPLTPREAEVLAELTKGKSNREVASALFVTEKTVKTHISNIFIKLEVQDRTQAALYAVKHGLTEYVN; via the coding sequence ATGAGAGTATTGATTGCGGATGATCACCACGTAGTAAGAAGAGGGCTGCTGTTTTTCTTGAAAACGCAAAAAGACATTGAAGTGGTGGGGGAAGCGGCGAATGGCGTCGAGGCTGTCAAAATGGCAGGTGAGCTGCAGCCGGATATCGTCTTGATGGATCTCGTCATGCCGGAAATGGACGGCATCGAGGCTACTCGGAACATCAAAGCGTCTTATCCGGAAATCATCGTCTTGATGCTGACAAGCTTTTCAGACCGCGATCACATCCTGCCGGCAATTGAGGCAGGGGCAGCTGGTTATCAGCTAAAAGACATCGAACCGGATGAACTCGTCGAATCGCTGCGCAGTTTGATGCGCGGGGAGAATACGCTGCATCCGAAAGCGTCCTCGGAACTGGCAAAAGCGCCGGAAGCCCCGCCGCCTCATGTGCTGCATCCGTTGACGCCAAGGGAAGCGGAAGTGCTTGCGGAGTTAACGAAGGGGAAAAGCAACCGGGAAGTGGCGTCTGCTTTGTTCGTGACGGAGAAGACAGTGAAGACGCATATTTCCAATATCTTTATCAAACTCGAAGTCCAAGACCGGACGCAAGCAGCACTTTATGCAGTGAAGCACGGATTGACAGAATATGTTAACTGA
- the rsgA gene encoding ribosome small subunit-dependent GTPase A: MSIITQYGWNESFAQTLPEQKIPGRIILEHKSSYRVITDFGEWPATLSGTYRHSHNPDEFPCVGDWVALEQMPGEDKGIIHHLMPRSSRFTRKAAGETSDMQTIAVNLDYVFLVMSLNHDFNVRRLERYMVAAWDSGAMPVVVLTKSDRCEDPSVYLKEVADTALGVDVFAVSAVTGAGMEAFDRYLTNGKTGALLGSSGVGKSSLINALTHSDKMAVQEIREDDSKGRHTTTHRELVLLPGGGLLIDTPGMREFQLGDSADGLEASFQDITSLADECRFRDCSHQQEPGCRIQSALASGELPEDRYASYLKLLRELDYIERKSDAAKQQAERAVWKQRTKEYRSRPIKKR; the protein is encoded by the coding sequence TTGTCAATTATTACCCAATACGGATGGAACGAATCATTCGCACAAACATTGCCTGAACAGAAAATACCGGGTCGCATCATTCTCGAACACAAAAGCAGCTACCGCGTTATAACCGATTTCGGTGAATGGCCGGCAACTTTATCCGGAACTTACCGCCATAGCCATAACCCCGATGAATTCCCTTGTGTTGGTGACTGGGTGGCGCTCGAACAAATGCCTGGAGAAGACAAAGGCATTATCCATCACCTCATGCCAAGAAGTTCACGATTCACCCGAAAAGCGGCCGGGGAAACGTCCGACATGCAGACCATCGCCGTCAATCTCGACTATGTATTCTTGGTTATGTCGCTCAATCACGATTTCAATGTCCGGCGTCTGGAGCGCTATATGGTCGCTGCCTGGGATTCAGGTGCCATGCCGGTCGTCGTGCTGACAAAAAGCGACCGATGCGAGGACCCTTCGGTTTACTTAAAAGAAGTTGCTGATACCGCTTTGGGCGTCGATGTGTTTGCCGTGTCGGCTGTAACCGGAGCGGGCATGGAAGCTTTTGACCGCTATTTGACGAATGGCAAAACTGGTGCGTTGCTTGGCTCATCAGGGGTCGGCAAATCTTCGCTGATCAATGCTTTGACTCATAGCGATAAAATGGCCGTGCAGGAGATCCGGGAAGACGACAGCAAAGGCCGCCATACGACGACACATCGCGAACTGGTGTTGCTGCCAGGCGGCGGCTTACTGATTGATACACCAGGCATGCGTGAATTCCAGCTCGGCGATTCCGCTGACGGGCTTGAGGCAAGCTTTCAAGATATCACGAGCCTTGCCGACGAATGCCGTTTTCGTGATTGCAGCCACCAGCAAGAACCCGGCTGTCGCATTCAATCGGCACTCGCTTCCGGTGAATTGCCGGAAGACCGCTATGCGAGCTATTTGAAATTACTGCGTGAACTCGACTATATCGAACGAAAAAGTGACGCTGCCAAACAACAGGCAGAACGGGCAGTGTGGAAACAGCGCACGAAAGAATACCGCAGCCGCCCCATCAAGAAGAGATAA
- a CDS encoding DUF2254 domain-containing protein produces MKKIFYNWREKLWVTPAIYSFLAILLSIAFFYVDLLLVQQYQEFIPDILLTNVQLAQTIMGALAGALLTMTTFTFSTILVVLTMYSSQFSPRTLKNFVHDRLTWRVLGVFLGGFIYNTLSLMFMRDALYTHDVISTFVGIVIAFFCLSTFAYFIHHIATNVQVEKLIQELEEDAERIIDSYGEKQKQEMEIESEWNPDGFVETITAENDGYIQFLYFDKLTDYAVEHNLEVEIFHGIGSYVHEQTALFRVYQREQDEIDLHRFITIGTERTTDQDLDFAIQKMVEVALRAISPGINDPNTANGIIIRIGRLLGKVSHLETGAITITDDQQKDRIRYPFFTFDQFLYLTFHQLIHYGKEDVSVVAAIFEALTNAAQISETARHEAIWETQLHVLEHLEGSPFKRLDRRFIQGKMDILAQVMDRRPVLLSDYLLDQEA; encoded by the coding sequence ATGAAAAAAATCTTCTATAATTGGCGGGAAAAGCTCTGGGTGACTCCTGCTATCTATAGCTTCCTTGCCATCTTATTATCCATCGCCTTTTTTTATGTGGATTTATTGCTAGTCCAGCAATACCAAGAATTCATTCCGGATATTTTGTTGACGAATGTGCAATTGGCCCAGACGATCATGGGAGCGCTCGCAGGTGCGTTATTAACGATGACAACCTTTACGTTCTCTACCATACTCGTCGTCTTGACGATGTATTCCTCTCAGTTCTCACCGCGAACCTTGAAAAATTTCGTCCATGATCGGCTGACTTGGCGCGTATTGGGTGTGTTTTTAGGCGGGTTTATCTACAATACGCTGTCATTGATGTTCATGCGAGACGCGCTCTATACACATGATGTCATCTCGACTTTCGTCGGCATTGTCATTGCGTTTTTCTGTCTGTCGACGTTCGCTTATTTTATTCACCATATTGCGACGAATGTGCAAGTCGAGAAGTTGATTCAAGAGCTCGAGGAAGATGCTGAACGGATTATCGACAGTTATGGTGAAAAGCAGAAGCAAGAAATGGAAATTGAATCGGAATGGAATCCAGACGGTTTTGTCGAGACAATCACGGCTGAAAATGACGGCTATATTCAGTTTCTGTATTTCGACAAGCTGACAGACTATGCCGTAGAACACAATCTGGAAGTGGAAATTTTTCATGGCATCGGTTCCTATGTTCATGAACAGACGGCTTTATTCCGTGTTTATCAACGTGAGCAGGACGAAATTGACCTACACCGATTTATCACGATCGGCACCGAACGGACGACCGATCAAGACCTCGACTTTGCCATTCAAAAAATGGTAGAAGTTGCACTCAGAGCCATTTCGCCAGGTATCAATGACCCGAACACGGCGAATGGCATCATCATCCGTATCGGGCGGCTGTTAGGGAAGGTCAGCCATTTGGAGACAGGGGCCATTACCATCACAGACGATCAGCAAAAAGATCGCATACGGTATCCCTTCTTTACTTTCGACCAGTTTCTGTATCTGACATTCCATCAACTTATTCATTATGGCAAGGAAGATGTTTCGGTAGTGGCGGCTATCTTCGAAGCATTGACAAATGCTGCGCAAATATCGGAAACGGCGCGCCATGAAGCCATTTGGGAAACGCAACTGCATGTTCTGGAACATTTAGAGGGCTCACCTTTTAAACGCTTGGATCGGCGTTTTATCCAAGGGAAAATGGACATACTGGCACAAGTGATGGACCGTCGTCCTGTTCTGCTAAGTGATTACCTGCTTGATCAGGAAGCATAA
- a CDS encoding mechanosensitive ion channel family protein, translating into MKDWRWLEGIDVLKDLSVAEFFLFFLYLVCIVIGKWLAQFILKRVISHKGYQERVYPIVEDVLNWLAFYAGILLFLFYFWEEEWLKTPFYETEGVDVSILLIVVAIMIVTFSSRVVKAFNRFVMPYVYGQFDVELGTSYTINRLIYYTVMFLAIAISFTLVGLDLRAVGVVFSVLGIGIGFGVRNIAANFVSGIIILFERPMEVGEMVEIDKKIGRITKIKLRSTVVETLKDGTLVVPNQYFIEQIVKNRSGAKLFARVVVSVEYGFDTELVEELLVQAAERGILKVDGVPDEKPDAQFIDFHNSSMDFQVEARVLDVEMKDLLESRIRHAIAALFVEHGIRLASWPGERTE; encoded by the coding sequence ATGAAAGATTGGCGATGGCTTGAAGGGATTGACGTTTTGAAGGACTTGTCCGTAGCCGAATTTTTTCTGTTTTTTTTGTATTTAGTGTGTATAGTAATCGGGAAATGGCTAGCCCAATTTATTTTAAAACGAGTGATCAGCCATAAGGGCTACCAAGAGAGAGTTTATCCCATTGTTGAAGATGTATTGAATTGGTTGGCCTTTTACGCTGGCATTTTATTGTTCTTGTTCTATTTTTGGGAAGAAGAGTGGCTGAAGACGCCTTTTTATGAAACGGAAGGGGTAGACGTCTCTATTCTCCTAATTGTGGTCGCGATCATGATCGTTACTTTTTCTAGCCGTGTCGTCAAAGCATTCAATCGGTTTGTCATGCCTTATGTTTACGGGCAGTTCGATGTAGAGCTTGGCACGAGCTATACGATTAATCGGCTCATTTACTACACCGTCATGTTCTTAGCGATTGCCATCAGTTTTACACTTGTCGGCCTGGATCTGCGGGCGGTCGGCGTGGTCTTCAGTGTGCTCGGCATCGGTATCGGTTTTGGTGTCCGCAATATTGCCGCGAACTTTGTATCGGGCATTATCATTTTATTCGAACGGCCGATGGAAGTCGGCGAAATGGTCGAGATCGATAAAAAAATTGGGCGCATCACCAAAATCAAATTGCGTTCGACTGTCGTCGAAACGCTAAAAGACGGCACACTTGTCGTACCGAATCAGTATTTCATCGAGCAGATCGTTAAGAACCGTTCGGGAGCGAAACTGTTCGCCCGTGTCGTCGTCAGCGTCGAGTACGGCTTCGATACGGAGCTGGTGGAGGAGTTGCTGGTGCAAGCGGCGGAACGCGGCATCCTAAAAGTCGACGGCGTGCCGGATGAAAAGCCTGACGCCCAGTTTATCGACTTCCACAATTCCTCGATGGATTTCCAAGTGGAAGCGCGTGTCTTGGATGTGGAAATGAAAGACCTATTGGAAAGCCGGATTCGCCACGCCATCGCTGCCTTATTTGTGGAACATGGCATCCGCCTCGCGTCATGGCCTGGCGAGCGAACTGAATAA
- a CDS encoding cation diffusion facilitator family transporter, which produces MELYDNLRKGEKGAWLSIGAYLFLSAIKLGAGFWGGSEALKADGLNNVTDIVASVAVLIGLRISQKPPDDNHHYGHLKAETIASLLASFIMAVIGLQVLLNSVKTVFNPSLIPPSPLTAVVAFLSAAIMYGVYRYNLKLSNEIKSAAVRAAAYDNRSDALVSIGAGIGIIAAIFGAPLIDSITAFLVGLIIIKTALDIFRESVLTLTDAFDEETVESLSVVIRRVPGVLDLRDFKGRTHGNVMFIDLTVSVAPYLNVIESHWITEEIERKIQKVKPNCVVLVHIEPDYSIEEDEEDG; this is translated from the coding sequence ATGGAATTATACGATAACCTTCGCAAAGGAGAAAAAGGCGCTTGGCTCAGCATCGGGGCTTATTTGTTTTTAAGCGCCATCAAACTCGGCGCCGGATTTTGGGGCGGATCCGAAGCGCTGAAAGCGGACGGACTAAACAATGTCACTGACATCGTCGCTTCTGTCGCTGTGCTAATCGGCTTGCGAATTTCCCAAAAACCACCCGACGACAATCACCATTATGGCCATTTAAAGGCCGAAACCATCGCTTCTCTCTTGGCTTCGTTCATCATGGCGGTCATCGGGCTGCAAGTGCTGTTAAATTCAGTGAAAACGGTGTTCAATCCCTCTCTCATCCCGCCGTCTCCACTGACCGCTGTCGTCGCGTTTTTGTCGGCAGCCATCATGTATGGCGTCTACCGCTATAATTTGAAGTTGAGCAACGAAATCAAAAGTGCTGCAGTCAGGGCAGCTGCTTACGACAATCGTTCCGATGCACTTGTCAGCATCGGAGCCGGAATCGGCATCATCGCGGCCATTTTCGGCGCGCCACTGATCGATTCAATCACGGCCTTTCTTGTCGGACTGATCATTATCAAAACAGCTTTGGACATTTTCCGTGAATCGGTTTTGACCTTGACTGATGCGTTCGACGAAGAAACTGTCGAATCGCTTTCAGTTGTCATTCGTCGTGTGCCAGGCGTATTGGACTTGCGTGATTTCAAAGGCCGTACACATGGAAATGTTATGTTTATTGATTTGACTGTCAGCGTCGCGCCTTATTTGAATGTCATTGAAAGTCATTGGATCACCGAAGAGATTGAGCGGAAAATCCAAAAAGTGAAACCGAATTGTGTCGTCCTCGTACATATAGAACCGGATTACTCGATTGAGGAGGACGAAGAGGATGGTTGA
- a CDS encoding hemolysin family protein, with amino-acid sequence MDIPIRIAAIAALISSAAFFSACEYAIVNVRKSRLDETIAEHKKQAQAAIKIATHADTYLFTCQVGMALSVLGLGWLGHALIQEMFVPVAANFPGASTSAGWISFLTAFLAVALLLVVFGELFPKTFAIRNPERAILMFAAPLAATYWLLFPFIFLFSAIARLISGLFGIQKLSRSEMGHTEEELKLLLSESLKSGEINASEYDYVNRIFEFDERIAKEIMVPRMEMSTIAHDVSLREVFTLEGIEQFTRYPITDGDKDHVLGVVNMKHLLSAYVKNPDTGNLPVSAFIQPVIQVIETVPVNELLLKIQRERIHMAILRDEYGGTSGLVTIEDILEEIVGDIQDEFDVDEAPDVQKLGDNHYIFNAKLLLNTVNAILGINIDEEDIDTIGGWFMDMDFDAVEGQKIIEQGYEFRIREVDGHHILYLEAQKAPDEDLPV; translated from the coding sequence TTGGACATTCCCATACGAATAGCGGCAATCGCCGCTTTGATCAGTTCTGCCGCTTTCTTTTCCGCTTGTGAATACGCCATTGTCAATGTTCGCAAATCCCGTCTCGATGAAACGATTGCTGAACACAAAAAACAAGCTCAAGCCGCCATAAAAATTGCCACACATGCCGATACCTATCTGTTTACCTGTCAAGTCGGCATGGCTTTATCGGTGCTTGGGCTTGGCTGGCTCGGCCATGCGCTTATACAGGAAATGTTCGTGCCCGTTGCCGCCAACTTCCCCGGTGCTTCAACAAGCGCTGGATGGATTAGCTTTTTGACGGCATTTCTAGCTGTGGCTTTGCTATTAGTTGTGTTCGGCGAGCTGTTTCCGAAGACCTTTGCCATTCGCAACCCGGAGCGTGCTATTTTAATGTTCGCCGCACCGCTCGCTGCTACCTACTGGCTGTTGTTCCCTTTTATTTTTCTCTTCAGTGCCATCGCCCGCCTGATTTCGGGATTGTTCGGCATTCAAAAATTATCACGCAGCGAAATGGGCCATACTGAAGAAGAGTTGAAATTGTTGCTGTCTGAAAGCTTGAAGAGCGGAGAGATCAATGCATCTGAATACGATTACGTCAATCGCATCTTTGAATTCGATGAACGCATCGCCAAAGAAATCATGGTGCCGCGGATGGAGATGAGCACTATCGCCCACGATGTGAGTTTACGCGAAGTGTTTACATTAGAAGGCATCGAGCAATTTACCCGCTACCCGATTACGGACGGCGACAAAGACCATGTCCTTGGCGTCGTTAACATGAAGCACTTGCTGAGCGCTTACGTGAAAAATCCCGATACTGGGAATCTGCCGGTTTCCGCTTTTATTCAGCCGGTGATTCAAGTCATTGAAACAGTGCCTGTCAATGAGTTGTTATTGAAAATTCAACGCGAGCGCATCCACATGGCCATCTTGCGTGATGAATACGGCGGCACTTCCGGTCTTGTCACCATCGAAGACATACTCGAAGAAATCGTCGGCGATATCCAGGATGAGTTTGACGTCGACGAAGCCCCCGATGTCCAAAAGCTTGGCGACAACCATTATATTTTCAATGCCAAACTATTGCTCAACACCGTAAACGCCATCCTTGGAATCAATATCGACGAAGAAGACATCGATACGATCGGCGGCTGGTTTATGGATATGGATTTCGATGCAGTCGAAGGCCAGAAAATCATTGAACAAGGCTACGAATTCCGCATCCGGGAAGTCGATGGCCACCATATTCTTTATTTAGAAGCTCAAAAAGCACCTGATGAAGATCTTCCTGTATAA
- the kynU gene encoding kynureninase, with the protein MERCDLDTAIRKDQQDPLAKFKEQFFVEPGTIYMDGNSLGLMSKRAEAKLVELMESWKQFGIEGWTEGEHPWFTLAESMSEQAVPLFGAKAHEVMVTGSITSNIHQMLSTVYAPTDERFVILVDELNFPSDIYAVESHLRLRGQDPAVAMRKVKSRNGYTLEMEDIVAELQDDVAVLLLPSVLYRSGQLLPLREITQAAHQKGIIAGFDLAHSAGAMPHELHADGVDFAVWCHYKYMNSGPGGTGGLYLHERHHNLNPGIAGWFGSDKAKQFDMDHSFTKAEGAGAYQVGTPNIFSMAPLIGSLELFEEAGIDQIRKKSLELTAMLRERLAELVPSLIDVTPQADDDRGGHIALAHKEAARICKALKKAGIVPDFRAPDIIRLAPVAFYTSFEDVEKVALALQEIIDHELYKEFSNERNVVA; encoded by the coding sequence ATGGAGAGATGCGATTTGGATACGGCAATTCGGAAAGACCAACAAGATCCACTGGCTAAATTCAAGGAACAATTTTTTGTAGAACCAGGAACGATTTATATGGATGGGAACTCACTCGGCCTGATGTCAAAACGAGCTGAAGCGAAGCTGGTGGAGCTGATGGAAAGCTGGAAACAGTTTGGAATTGAAGGCTGGACAGAAGGCGAGCATCCGTGGTTCACGCTTGCGGAATCGATGAGTGAACAAGCGGTGCCATTATTCGGCGCGAAAGCACATGAAGTCATGGTGACCGGATCGATCACGTCAAATATCCATCAGATGTTGTCGACGGTCTATGCACCAACAGATGAGCGTTTCGTCATTTTGGTCGACGAGCTGAATTTTCCGTCTGATATTTATGCCGTAGAAAGCCACCTGCGCCTCCGTGGACAAGATCCTGCAGTGGCAATGCGCAAAGTAAAAAGCCGCAATGGCTATACGCTCGAAATGGAAGATATCGTGGCGGAGCTACAAGACGATGTCGCCGTGTTGTTATTGCCATCTGTCCTGTACCGAAGCGGGCAATTGCTGCCGCTCCGCGAAATCACCCAAGCGGCGCATCAAAAAGGCATTATCGCCGGATTCGACTTGGCCCACTCGGCGGGTGCGATGCCGCATGAGCTGCACGCGGACGGCGTGGATTTTGCTGTATGGTGTCATTATAAATACATGAATTCCGGCCCGGGCGGTACGGGAGGCTTGTATTTACACGAGCGTCATCACAATTTGAATCCTGGCATTGCCGGATGGTTCGGTTCGGACAAGGCCAAGCAATTCGATATGGACCATAGCTTCACGAAAGCGGAAGGTGCGGGTGCTTACCAAGTCGGCACGCCGAATATTTTCAGCATGGCGCCATTGATCGGCAGCTTGGAACTATTCGAGGAAGCAGGAATCGATCAAATCCGCAAGAAATCATTAGAATTGACGGCGATGCTGCGTGAAAGGCTTGCGGAGTTAGTTCCTTCTTTGATAGACGTCACGCCTCAAGCAGATGATGACAGAGGCGGCCACATAGCGCTTGCACACAAAGAAGCGGCACGCATTTGCAAAGCTTTGAAAAAAGCAGGGATCGTTCCGGATTTCCGCGCGCCGGATATCATCCGTCTGGCACCGGTCGCTTTTTACACGAGCTTTGAGGATGTGGAAAAAGTGGCGCTTGCCTTGCAGGAAATTATTGATCATGAACTTTATAAAGAATTCAGCAACGAACGAAATGTGGTGGCGTAA
- a CDS encoding cyclase family protein, whose protein sequence is MKSIIDISMTLDAATPEWPGDTPFAYRLSVTKEQSGSVNIGELQSSTHIGTHIDAPFHYDEQGLKTDELPLDVYLTTAQVMEVTGHEHVKLSDLDELRQGVSAVLLKTASWQNRSKFPGAWPTFDPEIAEWMKDHNIRLLGVDVPSVDPETSKELPMHHAMNRNERFILEGIVLDGVAAGVYQLAALPLKIRGGEGSPVRAVLYTE, encoded by the coding sequence ATGAAATCCATCATTGATATTTCCATGACGCTTGATGCCGCCACTCCGGAATGGCCAGGAGATACACCATTTGCTTATCGCTTATCGGTAACAAAAGAACAGAGCGGTTCGGTGAATATTGGGGAACTCCAATCGAGCACACATATCGGTACGCACATCGATGCGCCATTTCATTACGATGAACAGGGCTTAAAAACCGACGAGCTGCCGCTCGATGTCTATTTGACGACAGCGCAGGTGATGGAGGTGACGGGGCATGAGCACGTGAAGCTGAGTGATTTGGATGAGCTTAGACAAGGCGTCAGCGCTGTGCTTTTAAAGACAGCCTCTTGGCAAAATCGCAGCAAATTCCCTGGCGCTTGGCCAACTTTTGACCCGGAAATCGCGGAATGGATGAAAGACCACAATATCCGACTGCTCGGCGTCGATGTGCCATCAGTAGATCCAGAGACGAGCAAAGAACTGCCGATGCACCACGCCATGAATCGTAATGAGCGATTCATTTTGGAAGGCATCGTTTTAGATGGTGTCGCAGCTGGAGTTTACCAGTTGGCGGCATTGCCCCTGAAGATCCGCGGCGGGGAAGGCAGCCCGGTTCGCGCAGTGCTTTATACAGAATAG
- a CDS encoding phosphatase, with protein sequence MAEIWASRLMLQDWDIRSAAWNQPSFNDIPIEVLKEIIMEIPPVEQRLYNAEEVQQADLIIALHDAEFEQADIPDDLPMQKLVRWDIPNPEIRSTDKDEKWALYQEVCDAIAMNIKQMEPLLRSQPTQ encoded by the coding sequence ATGGCTGAAATTTGGGCGAGCCGTTTAATGTTGCAGGACTGGGACATCAGAAGTGCGGCATGGAATCAACCATCTTTCAATGACATTCCGATTGAAGTGCTGAAAGAAATCATCATGGAAATTCCGCCAGTCGAACAACGTCTATACAATGCAGAAGAAGTCCAACAAGCGGATTTAATTATCGCTTTGCACGATGCAGAATTCGAGCAGGCTGATATCCCAGATGATCTGCCCATGCAAAAACTGGTCCGTTGGGATATCCCGAATCCGGAAATCCGCAGCACAGACAAAGACGAAAAATGGGCTTTATACCAGGAAGTCTGCGATGCCATCGCGATGAATATTAAACAAATGGAACCACTTCTCAGGTCACAGCCTACACAATGA
- a CDS encoding universal stress protein: MYKNIAIAYDGSEGSRLALEKGIELSKILPESKLTALYVNEEAQERTGYMDVGHASAPVTSANVDSSYAQFMPQGIGDDGYRPPREVDTARASEYSKHMHNSIQQQLDAKNAEASVLALEGPVIKTITGFIDEQNIDLLIVGNSGKSGLQKFFVGSISSKLIKDSNCTVLVVK; the protein is encoded by the coding sequence ATGTATAAGAACATTGCAATCGCATACGATGGATCGGAAGGCAGCCGGCTAGCACTTGAAAAAGGCATAGAACTTTCCAAAATTCTTCCAGAATCCAAATTGACAGCACTTTATGTCAACGAAGAAGCGCAAGAACGCACGGGCTATATGGACGTTGGACATGCTTCCGCGCCGGTCACTTCTGCAAATGTCGACAGTTCCTATGCACAGTTCATGCCGCAGGGAATTGGCGACGATGGCTACCGGCCACCGCGAGAAGTGGACACAGCCCGTGCATCAGAATACTCGAAGCATATGCACAACTCCATCCAGCAGCAGCTCGACGCTAAAAATGCAGAAGCATCGGTACTGGCACTTGAAGGTCCGGTCATCAAAACAATTACTGGATTTATCGACGAACAGAATATTGATTTACTGATTGTCGGCAATAGCGGAAAATCCGGGTTGCAGAAGTTTTTCGTCGGTTCCATTAGCAGTAAGCTGATCAAAGATTCAAATTGCACCGTTCTTGTAGTGAAATAA